DNA sequence from the Cohnella herbarum genome:
ACGATCGGGATATTATCGAGCTCGTCTTGAATCTCGTTAATTTCCGCTTCGATTTTCTCGACCATCGCCGGATTCTTGAACGTGTTCTGGAACGCGACAAGCTCCTTCTGCTTCTTCTTGATCGTCGTAATCAACCCTTGAACCCGCTCATGAGATTGGATCAACTTCTCCGAACGTTGGTACATGTCCACCTCTTCGGTTGTCGTGATCAGATGCGCCAATTCTTTCGCTCTTGCCAGAATATCCTCGCGAACGATCAATTCCCGGTTATCGAACGATGGGATCGAACAGCCGTCCGAGCATCCCTCTCCGTGCTGGTGATCATGGTCGTGATCGTGTGCATGTGCTGACATGATATATTTCCTCCCGATGGGTTCATCTACGATTTCGCTTTTATCCCGCGTAGCTCACAGCCGCTACCGGCTCGCTGACGGCTTCGGCTTTAACGTACCACGATTGCGCCGCCGTTACTTTTACTTGCAGGAACTTCCCGATCCATTCCTTGTCGCCTTCGAAATGAATGAGTTTGTTCGAGCGGCTGCGACCGGACAATACGTTGGCCTTATTTTTGCTTTCCCCTTCGACGAGCACCTCGATCACTTGTCCGACTAACCCTTGGTGATGCTCGAGCGACAAATGTCCGATTAATTCGTTTAATCGGGCCAGTCTCTTCTGCTTCACTTCAAGCGGAACGTCATCGGCCATATCGAACGCAGGCGTACCTTCCCGCGGAGAATAAATATACGTATAGGCGGATGTGATTCCCGCTTCCCGCATCAAGCTCATCGTATCCTCGAATTGCTCTTCCGTCTCGCCGGGAAATCCGACGATAACGTCCGTCGTAAGTACCGCATTCGGAATTTCCTTGCGAATTCGCTGCGCGAGCTCCAGATAACGCTCCCGGGAATACTTGCGGCTCATCCGTTTCAGAATTTCCGTGCTGCCCGATTGAACGGGCAAGTGAATATGCTCCACAAGATTTCCGCCCTTGGCCATGACCTCGATCAGATGATCGTCGAAATCTCTCGGATGGGAAGTCGTAAATCGGACGCGAGGAATGTCCACCTTGCGAATATCGTCCATCAAATCCCCGAAGCGGTAGGATCGATCCGTGAAATCTTTCCCGTAAGCGTTCACGTTCTGTCCGAGCAACGTTATCTCCTTGAAGCCTTGGCGAGCGAGATCGCGCACTTCCGCGATCACGTCTTCCGGTAACCGGCTTCGTTCCTTGCCTCTCGTATACGGAACGATGCAATACGTGCAAAATTTATCGCAGCCGTACATGATATTCACCCAAGCTCGCAGCCCTTCGGTGCGCTTCTTCGGAAGGTTTTCGATAATGTCGCCTTCTTTGGACCACACGTCGATGACCATTTCTTTGCCGAAATGGGCTTCCTGCAGCAGCATAGGCAGACGATGGATGTTGTGCGTACCGAAGATCATATCCACGTGAGCATGCTTCTGCATGATCCGGGTAACGACGGAAGCTTCCTGGGACATGCACCCGCATACGCCGAGAATTAGCTCCGGACGTTGCTGCTTCAGCACTTTCAGATGGCCGAGCTCTCCGAATACTTTATCTTCCGCATTCTCTCGCACGGCGCACGTATTCAGCAGAATAACATCCGCTTCAACGCGGACGTCCGTCTGCTCGTAACCCATTTCTTCGAACAAACCCCGCATAACCTCGGTATCGTGCTCGTTCATCTGGCAACCGTAAGTCTGTATTAAATACTTTTTCCCAACGCCAAGGTGCTTCAGCTCGTCCGGAACGGCATTCTCATAGTGGACTTGAATTTCTTCTTTGCCCCGTTGCTTCTCCTGCCGGTAGTCCGGCTCGGAGACGATATGGATATCCCGTCCGTTCAGACGGATCGTTTTGCCGCTTTGGTCCTCGGAAATGACTTTGGCACCTGAGAAATCGAAATATTTGCTAAAATCCTTCGTTTCTTTGGCCATTTCCTCTATCCCCCTAAGTAAACCGGTTCCTCTCCTACGAGATTCCCGCTACTAGTCAATCCTTCGTATTATATCATGAACCAGCAGGCATTTGCTATTGGGGGGAGTGGCTTCAAACGGGATCGTACTGCGAAAAGAGCGGTGGCACTCCCGCCGCTAGTTAAAATAGAGTTGTCTCTGAACGTACTATGCGGTAACAACTCGATTTTAAAGGCGGACGTAAACTCTCCGTACCACCCCTTTTTCTCCGTACCCCGTTTGAAGCCTCGCCCCCCTCTCGCCATACGCCTAAGCTGGTCTCCTGATCCAATACTGCGACCTACTCCACGATTTCCCCGAAGTCGCCGGTGCTTACGCCGGCCGCGTTGCCTTCGTCGGTGTCGATGTGCATGTCTAGCGCGAATTGTTCCGAGACGCGTGCTATTACCTGCTCGAACACGACGCCACGGTCGCCGCCTACGCGTACTTTAAGCAACTGCTTGTCCGCTATCCCCCAACGCTCGGCATCCGAGGTATGAAAATGAATGTGGCGCGCGGCAACGATAACGCCTTTCTCAACGGTAACTTCGCCCGCGGGACCGACGATGCGGATTCCCGGCGTACCTTCTATGCTGCCGGATTCGCGCAACGGCGCTTGCAAGCCTAGCGAGAAGGCATCCGTGCGGGACACTTCTAATTGCGTTGCTTTACGGGCAGGACCCAAAATACGAACTTTAGGAAAAGAACCTTTCGGTCCATATACGGCTACGGTTTCATTGGCGGCGAATTGGCCGGGTTGAGAGAGCGGCTTAAATTCCGTTAAAGTCGCTCCGGCGCCGAACAGAATCTCGACATGCTCCTGCGCCAAATGAATGTGACGAGCCGATACGCCTACCGGTACTTTCTTCTTTTCGGATGAAGACATAGACAACCCAACCTTTCCTTTGATTTCCTACCTCCAGTATAACGCAAGAGGCGCACGGGACAAACCCGTGCGCCTCTTCTATAAGATGCTTATTTGAACTCTGTCAACAGTTTGTCAAAGTCTTCACGGGACAATTTCATATCCTGCTTCGCGAGCGCTTCGTCTTTGAAACCGACTGCCAGTTGCTCGTACGACTTACGTTCCTTATTCTGGTAGATCAAGCCCGTCAACATTCCGTTCGTTTCCATAATCTTCGTCATGGCCGCGATCCGGTTGGATGGATCGTATTCCGGGAATTGCTCCAAGTTTACGATATTTTCCTTGAACCAGTCGTACGTATTGATCTTATTGAAAGTCACGCAAGGGCTGAACACGTTAATTAGCGAAAACCCTTTGTGATTCAAGCCTTGCTCGATTAAAGAAGTCAATTGCTTCAGATCGCTGGAGAACGATTGCGCGACGAAAGTCGCGCCTGCGGACAACGCGATCTCAAGCGGCGACAAAGTCGTCTCGATCGAGCCTTCCGGCGTCGATTTGGTTTTGAACCCTTCCGCGCTTCGCGGGGACGTTTGTCCTTTGGTCAGTCCGTAAATTTGGTTGTCCATAACGATATACGTAATATCCAAGTTCCGGCGAATCGCATGAACCGTATGGCCCATCCCAATCGCGAAGCCGTCTCCGTCTCCGCCCGACGCGATAACGGTAAGTTCGCGATTCGCAAGCTTAACGCCTTGCGCGATCGGAAGCGAACGCCCGTGAATCCCGTGTAAGCCGTAAGCGTTAATGTAACCGGAAATCCGGCCCGAACAGCCGATTCCCGAGATGACCGCTAATTGCTCGGGCTCTAAACCTACGTTAGCTGCCGCGCGTTGGATCGCAGCTTGCACGGAGAAATCCCCGCAACCAGGACACCAGTTCGGCTTCACATTATTACGAAACTCTTTAAATGTTGCCATCTCAGACCAGCTCCTTACAAGCTTTATGAATTTCCGAAGGCAGGAACGGCGTTCCGTCGTATTTAAGCAGGTTGCGGATTTTGTGGTGATAACCGATGTTCTGCTTGATTAGGTTGGACAATTGACCCGTCGCGTTATTCTCCAGCACGACGACCTGCTTAGCCGCTTCCAGATGAGGCAACAGCAGCTCGTTCGGGAACGGATGCATTTGGCGAACCATAATCTGATTCGTCGTGATTCCATCCGCCGTCAAGCGGCCGCGAGCTTCTTCAATCGTTCCGCCCGTCGAACCCATTGCGATGATGAGCAGATCCGGCGTCTCATGGGAAGCGTCGGCTTTCACCGCGTCCGTCACGCGAAGATGACTGATCTTGCCTAAGCGTTTGTCCATCATTTTTTCACGGTTCAACGCGTTCTCGGAAGGTCTTCCTTCCTGATCGTGCTCTACGCCCGTTACGTGATGGATGCCGTGCTTAGCGCCCGGAAGAACGCGCGGCGATACGCCGTCTTCCGTAAATTCATAACGCTTGAACAAGCGATTATCTTCGCTAGGAGGCAATTCTTCGGTTACCAGCTTCCCGCGGTTGATCACGATTTTGTCGTAATCGAGCGCTTCGGACGTCTGTTTGCCGAGAGACAATTGCAGATCCGTCGCAATGATAACCGGAATTTGATATTGTTCCGCGATGTTAAATCCTTCGATAATATCGTAGAAGCACTCTTCGATCGTGCTCGGAGCGACGACCAGCTTAGGAATCTCTCCGTGCGTACCGTAGATAAGCGCGTTGATGTCGGATTGCTCTTGTTTGGTCGGCAAGCCCGTCGACGGACCGCCGCGCTGCGTATCGACGATAAGTAGCGGAGTTTCCGTCATGCCGGAAAGACCGATCGCTTCCATCATTAATGCGAGTCCAGGACCCGCGGAAGCCGTCATCGTGCGCACGCCCGCGTAGTTCGCGCCTATTGCCATCGTTACCGCGGCTATTTCATCTTCCGTTTGAACGACCGTACCGCCGAACTTAGGAAGCTTCTTAATTAAGTATTCCATGATCTCGGAGGCCGGAGTGATCGGATAAGCAGACATCAGTCTGCAGCCCGCTGCAACGCAACCGAGCGCCATCGCTTCGTTGCCGATCATGAACAGCTTCTGTTTGCCGTCCGCGTCCTCGAGCTTAAATTCGTCGAGCGGACCGCCGGCTTGCTCCAGGACGAATTCCGCACCGCGGCGTACCGCTTCCACGTTCTTCTCCACGATCGCCGCGCCTTTGCGGCCGAACTCTTCTTCTACCGCTTTATTGAAGACTTCCATAGGCAGTCCAAGCAGACCCCAGGAAGCTCCGGAAGCCACCATATTTTTCATGAGGGAAGTGCCAAGTTCTTCTGCAATTGCCGTAATCGGAACAGCGAATAACCGAGCTTGCACGCCTTCTGGGATCGTCGGCGAGAATTTCGCGTCGGCGACGACGACTCCGCCCGGACGAAGCTCTCCAGCGTTTAGATCGATGCTCTCCTGGTCAAAAGCGACTAGAATGTCCAGGTCATCGGAAATCGCGCGAATCGGCTTCGTGCTGATGCGGATTTTGTTATTCGTGTGTCCGCCTTTAATCCGCGAGGAAAAGTGTCGGTACCCGTACAGGTAGTAGCCCAGACGGTTCAGCGCGGTAGAGAAAATACGGTCGGTACTTTCCACGCCTTCCCCTTGCTGGCCGCCAATTTTCCATGACAGTTGACTGATCACAGTGCCCATCTCCTCTTAATCTCCGGTTCGTCAATTTTCGACAGATTTACCCTATAATATTTTTTATTACCCTCATAAATATTATGTTTTACCAACGTAAATTGCAAGACATATTCGTGTAAGCGATAGATAACAGTTTGCGATCAGATCAATGCCGATTCGAGATGGATGTCAGGCGAACAGTTCAATTAGGTAGATTTTTTGTAAAAAACCGGGTGGCCGTTCCCCCTACCATCTCTCTTACGAGCGATTCCGGATAACGTTTCAAAAGCGCCTCGATTAGATCCGGATACCGACCGGGATGCTCTAAATCTTCTACATGTCGGGAAATCCCGTCGAAGTCCGACCCAAAGGCGATATGTTCAGCCCCTCCTAGCGCGCATACATGTTCGACATGCCTAAGAACATCGCCTATTTTAACCGACTCTTCACCCGTCACAAACCAAGGAACGAACGTTAGCCCGATGATCCCCTGCGCGCCGATGATAGCCTGGATTTGCCGATCCGTTAGGTTACGAGGATTGTCTTTAATCGCGCGGACATTGGAATGAGACGCGAAAAAAGGGCGTTGCGCGCGCTCGGCCAGCTCCCAGAATCCCCGATCGGATAGATGGGACACATCTATCAGGATACCCAAAGATTCGCATTCCGTAACAAGCTGTCTCCCCGCTTTCGTGAATCCCGCTCCCCGAGGCTCCATTGCTCCGTCGCACGCCCAATTCGCATGATTCCACGTCGGTCCAAGCAGCCTTAAGCCTAATCGGTAGAGAAGACGCAGCGCCCATAGATTGCCTTGCAATCCTTCGGCCCCCTCCAAGGATAGCAGAACACCGATTTTCCCATCCTGCTCCGCCCGTTCGATATCCCCCGCTTTGCGAACGAGTTTTATTCCCCTTACGGTCAGAACCTCGCTCCAGAACAGTTCCGCAGCATGAAACAACGATTCCGGATCGCTCGGAATCGTGTCGGGCAAGTAAATGGCAAACACTTGAAGACCAATGCCCCCTTGCCTTAATCGTTCCGGAGTGGCATCGAAAACGCCGACATCGGTAGCGCTCCCCCATTTGGAGCCTGGGTTTTCAAGCATCTTGCAAAGCACGTCTACGTGCAAATCGGCCACTCTCATCTTATGTCCCCCTCTGCGCAACTGGCCCCACTATGCCTGAACGGCACAAAAAAACCTGCTACATCGATGTAATCGAGACGTAACGTGAGTCACGCGGCTACGATTATCACCCAGGAACAGGTCGACATCTTACCCTACTGTTGTTTACCTTGGTTCGACAATAAGCTTTATTGCCGTCCGGTCTTCTCCATCGATCACAATATCCGTAAAAGCCGGGATGCAAATCAGGTCTACCCCGCTCGGTGCCACGAATCCGCGGGCGATTGCGACCGCTTTAACCGCTTGATTGAGCGCCCCAGCGCCAATAGCTTGCAGTTCGGCGGCCCCGCGTTCGCGGAGTACGCCTGCCAGTGCGCCTGCTACGGAATTTGGATTGGACTTTGCGGAAACCTTTAATACTTCCATGACCAGTTCCTCCTCTTATGACAACCCGCTTATTTCATCGGTTGCATCGGGAATTATTCGGAAATCAAAGGATGGGCCCACTAAGGCATACTTATTCGGTAACCCGGACGATAATTCCTTCTTTTCCAAAGAGGTTTGGCCATGAAAGCTTGTAAACCTTCGCAATATTTTTATACGGCGATCCAAGAATCCTCGTCCACCGAAATATTTTGTACCTTTACCGCTTTACCTGTCGCTTCGTCAATGTCGACGAACACGCCGTTTAACGTCCATTTTCCTTCGGCTACGGTGAATCTTGCGGGCATTCCCGTGATGAACCGGCGAACGACCGTCTCTTTGTCCATGCCCAGAACGCCATCGCGCGGCCCGGTCATCCCCGCATCCGTCAGATAAGCCGTACCTTCCGGCAAAATGCGGGCATCGTTCGTCTGAACATGCGTGTGCGTGCCAACGACCAATGAAGCGTATCCGTCCAAATGCCATCCCATCGCGATTTTCTCGCTTGTCGCCTCCGCGTGGAAATCGACGAGAATGCACTTCGTATGCCTGCGCAGCTCTTCGATTTCTTCTTCCGCCGTCCGGAACGGACATTCCGCAGGGGGCAAGAACGTGCGGCCGATCAGGTTAACGACGCCTAGCTCCTTGCCGTTCCCCCTTACGATCATGCTTCCTCGCCCTGGCGTGCCATGCGGCAAATTCGAGGGCCGAATCATCCTGGCTTCATCGTCGATGAAGTCGAAGATTTCCCGGTTATCCCACGTATGGTTACCCATCGTAATGCCGT
Encoded proteins:
- a CDS encoding 2-oxoacid:ferredoxin oxidoreductase subunit beta, translating into MATFKEFRNNVKPNWCPGCGDFSVQAAIQRAAANVGLEPEQLAVISGIGCSGRISGYINAYGLHGIHGRSLPIAQGVKLANRELTVIASGGDGDGFAIGMGHTVHAIRRNLDITYIVMDNQIYGLTKGQTSPRSAEGFKTKSTPEGSIETTLSPLEIALSAGATFVAQSFSSDLKQLTSLIEQGLNHKGFSLINVFSPCVTFNKINTYDWFKENIVNLEQFPEYDPSNRIAAMTKIMETNGMLTGLIYQNKERKSYEQLAVGFKDEALAKQDMKLSREDFDKLLTEFK
- the miaB gene encoding tRNA (N6-isopentenyl adenosine(37)-C2)-methylthiotransferase MiaB, which codes for MAKETKDFSKYFDFSGAKVISEDQSGKTIRLNGRDIHIVSEPDYRQEKQRGKEEIQVHYENAVPDELKHLGVGKKYLIQTYGCQMNEHDTEVMRGLFEEMGYEQTDVRVEADVILLNTCAVRENAEDKVFGELGHLKVLKQQRPELILGVCGCMSQEASVVTRIMQKHAHVDMIFGTHNIHRLPMLLQEAHFGKEMVIDVWSKEGDIIENLPKKRTEGLRAWVNIMYGCDKFCTYCIVPYTRGKERSRLPEDVIAEVRDLARQGFKEITLLGQNVNAYGKDFTDRSYRFGDLMDDIRKVDIPRVRFTTSHPRDFDDHLIEVMAKGGNLVEHIHLPVQSGSTEILKRMSRKYSRERYLELAQRIRKEIPNAVLTTDVIVGFPGETEEQFEDTMSLMREAGITSAYTYIYSPREGTPAFDMADDVPLEVKQKRLARLNELIGHLSLEHHQGLVGQVIEVLVEGESKNKANVLSGRSRSNKLIHFEGDKEWIGKFLQVKVTAAQSWYVKAEAVSEPVAAVSYAG
- a CDS encoding dipeptidase, translating into MRVADLHVDVLCKMLENPGSKWGSATDVGVFDATPERLRQGGIGLQVFAIYLPDTIPSDPESLFHAAELFWSEVLTVRGIKLVRKAGDIERAEQDGKIGVLLSLEGAEGLQGNLWALRLLYRLGLRLLGPTWNHANWACDGAMEPRGAGFTKAGRQLVTECESLGILIDVSHLSDRGFWELAERAQRPFFASHSNVRAIKDNPRNLTDRQIQAIIGAQGIIGLTFVPWFVTGEESVKIGDVLRHVEHVCALGGAEHIAFGSDFDGISRHVEDLEHPGRYPDLIEALLKRYPESLVREMVGGTATRFFTKNLPN
- a CDS encoding TIGR00282 family metallophosphoesterase is translated as MKVVFIGDIVGNIGRDTVKRLLPWIKDKYNPHIIIANGENAAGGRGINAAITRELFEWGVHGITMGNHTWDNREIFDFIDDEARMIRPSNLPHGTPGRGSMIVRGNGKELGVVNLIGRTFLPPAECPFRTAEEEIEELRRHTKCILVDFHAEATSEKIAMGWHLDGYASLVVGTHTHVQTNDARILPEGTAYLTDAGMTGPRDGVLGMDKETVVRRFITGMPARFTVAEGKWTLNGVFVDIDEATGKAVKVQNISVDEDSWIAV
- the spoVS gene encoding stage V sporulation protein SpoVS, whose amino-acid sequence is MEVLKVSAKSNPNSVAGALAGVLRERGAAELQAIGAGALNQAVKAVAIARGFVAPSGVDLICIPAFTDIVIDGEDRTAIKLIVEPR
- the pduL gene encoding phosphate propanoyltransferase, coding for MSSSEKKKVPVGVSARHIHLAQEHVEILFGAGATLTEFKPLSQPGQFAANETVAVYGPKGSFPKVRILGPARKATQLEVSRTDAFSLGLQAPLRESGSIEGTPGIRIVGPAGEVTVEKGVIVAARHIHFHTSDAERWGIADKQLLKVRVGGDRGVVFEQVIARVSEQFALDMHIDTDEGNAAGVSTGDFGEIVE
- a CDS encoding 2-oxoacid:acceptor oxidoreductase subunit alpha, which codes for MISQLSWKIGGQQGEGVESTDRIFSTALNRLGYYLYGYRHFSSRIKGGHTNNKIRISTKPIRAISDDLDILVAFDQESIDLNAGELRPGGVVVADAKFSPTIPEGVQARLFAVPITAIAEELGTSLMKNMVASGASWGLLGLPMEVFNKAVEEEFGRKGAAIVEKNVEAVRRGAEFVLEQAGGPLDEFKLEDADGKQKLFMIGNEAMALGCVAAGCRLMSAYPITPASEIMEYLIKKLPKFGGTVVQTEDEIAAVTMAIGANYAGVRTMTASAGPGLALMMEAIGLSGMTETPLLIVDTQRGGPSTGLPTKQEQSDINALIYGTHGEIPKLVVAPSTIEECFYDIIEGFNIAEQYQIPVIIATDLQLSLGKQTSEALDYDKIVINRGKLVTEELPPSEDNRLFKRYEFTEDGVSPRVLPGAKHGIHHVTGVEHDQEGRPSENALNREKMMDKRLGKISHLRVTDAVKADASHETPDLLIIAMGSTGGTIEEARGRLTADGITTNQIMVRQMHPFPNELLLPHLEAAKQVVVLENNATGQLSNLIKQNIGYHHKIRNLLKYDGTPFLPSEIHKACKELV
- a CDS encoding RicAFT regulatory complex protein RicA family protein translates to MSAHAHDHDHDHQHGEGCSDGCSIPSFDNRELIVREDILARAKELAHLITTTEEVDMYQRSEKLIQSHERVQGLITTIKKKQKELVAFQNTFKNPAMVEKIEAEINEIQDELDNIPIVQQFQQSQVDVNYLLQSIVSVIRDSVAEKIDVEAAKPAEDPEECD